Proteins co-encoded in one Oceanidesulfovibrio indonesiensis genomic window:
- a CDS encoding pyridoxal-phosphate dependent enzyme, translated as MDMALHCPACSVDYRIMERHFGCPKTAPDAEHVLRQVHRARPEVELWRQAWEDGERGSFRVFRNAFSSHLLAGEQGYLAHLEGLNDNLMRYEGLTFEATALFAAGPIARAIGHDGPLLAKDETANIAGSNKSRHFMGSLLYLEAHRRLSGSEAKTPLAVHGSGDEALAAAVVARAGEYPLHCFVPADLNPDTEEALRSQGAFIEKIARQTGETGDPCYRAFRNAVAEREFIPFACSGPDNWSSIEGGRSLGYELALQLAEAGIVLDHLVLQVGGGAFARAAIEAMESCREWGLLDTLPRFHVVQPAASFPFVRCHALLLAHVADAAGLSFDLEYDIDSDPEDETAILREFLDEESAQVADVAAFAAERFATEEVQRVLARAVANPSGFMWPWDAGTPHSSAAGMLDAVPHDWFYLAAGVLRTGGVPVIAPEETIAAARGLVSAHTIVSASATGSAGLAGLMTLKQQGHVQGKDAAGIVLTSLAST; from the coding sequence ATGGACATGGCTCTCCACTGCCCGGCCTGCTCCGTCGACTATCGCATAATGGAAAGGCATTTCGGCTGTCCCAAAACCGCACCGGACGCCGAGCACGTCCTGCGCCAGGTCCACCGCGCCAGGCCGGAGGTCGAACTGTGGCGCCAAGCCTGGGAGGACGGCGAGCGCGGATCGTTCCGCGTGTTTCGCAACGCATTTTCGAGCCACCTTCTGGCCGGCGAGCAGGGGTACCTCGCCCATCTCGAAGGCCTGAACGACAACCTCATGCGTTACGAAGGCCTCACCTTCGAGGCAACGGCACTTTTCGCAGCCGGCCCCATTGCCAGAGCCATCGGCCACGACGGCCCCCTGCTGGCCAAGGATGAAACCGCCAACATAGCCGGGTCCAACAAGTCGCGCCATTTCATGGGCTCGCTCCTTTACCTGGAAGCCCACCGCCGGCTGTCCGGTTCCGAGGCCAAGACGCCCCTCGCCGTGCACGGGTCCGGGGACGAAGCCCTGGCAGCAGCTGTGGTGGCGCGCGCCGGCGAGTATCCGTTGCACTGTTTCGTGCCGGCGGACCTGAACCCCGATACGGAAGAGGCGTTGCGTTCCCAAGGCGCGTTCATCGAAAAGATCGCACGCCAGACAGGCGAGACCGGGGACCCGTGTTACCGCGCGTTTCGGAACGCCGTGGCCGAACGCGAGTTCATTCCCTTTGCCTGCTCTGGGCCGGACAACTGGTCGAGCATCGAAGGCGGCCGGTCTCTGGGGTACGAGCTGGCGCTCCAGCTTGCCGAAGCGGGCATAGTTCTCGACCACCTCGTGCTCCAGGTGGGGGGCGGCGCGTTTGCCCGCGCAGCTATCGAGGCCATGGAGTCATGCAGAGAGTGGGGGCTGCTGGATACCCTGCCGCGATTTCACGTCGTGCAGCCGGCCGCAAGTTTCCCGTTCGTGCGCTGCCACGCCCTGCTGCTTGCCCACGTGGCCGATGCGGCCGGTCTGTCCTTCGATCTCGAGTACGACATCGACTCCGACCCGGAAGACGAAACAGCTATCCTGCGAGAGTTCCTGGACGAAGAAAGCGCCCAGGTGGCCGATGTCGCAGCCTTCGCCGCCGAGCGGTTCGCCACGGAGGAGGTGCAGCGGGTGCTCGCACGGGCCGTTGCCAACCCTTCCGGGTTCATGTGGCCCTGGGACGCCGGAACCCCGCACAGCAGCGCTGCGGGCATGCTGGACGCAGTGCCTCACGACTGGTTCTATCTCGCCGCCGGCGTGCTGCGGACAGGAGGGGTGCCCGTCATCGCCCCGGAAGAAACCATCGCCGCAGCCCGCGGGCTCGTGTCGGCCCACACCATCGTATCGGCTTCAGCCACGGGCTCCGCCGGGCTGGCTGGCCTCATGACCCTCAAGCAGCAAGGCCACGTACAAGGGAAAGACGCCGCAGGCATCGTGCTCACGAGCCTGGCGAGCACGTAG
- a CDS encoding PAS domain-containing protein, translated as MESGEMYWSESLFKLLGHSVKSVKPSIELMLERVHPDDLGRIREKWEALLKGNDIPPIKFRVCDGDGEYRTVINFGEVRKGRNAVVGFNVDITENCMLLDAFRELQEVVEEETAGRTRSLNDIILLLASAMEKKDAVQAELEDRETLFRGFVENIRDVFYVMEPGEGFTYVSPVCEDILGVSASKIIENVENFYAVVHPQDRGQVRAMHDRRLRGEQAHGVYRIIHRDGEVRRMRSRSFVLPGASAHGSVRIIGVTEDITDVHYAESAREKAEDLLERVLTAVGDAVCIVDPERRIVRASEGMARLFGHGKQLVGKTPEELMANCANVAGAEVFEVHAGELAVLEQTTPEGDTRILEVHEFPHFTDDGRQDGGVIVLRDVTEKHRAIRTLERACEEKSRFLAFLSHEIRTPLNGMLGLLQLLKMEQDLGEHEYVDAALASGSILTDLVNGVLDLSRLEAGRMEFREEPFGPRDLVQSVVTQFECLAAMKSLSVEQVYANPLPPRLVGDKKRIRQILSNLLANAIKFTDQGNVIVRAELLSDTGDSETGRGRNAGDGSAGVFRLMVCDTGEGIPRNKIDSIFDEYVQAGDSRTSNQGFGLGLAIIKRLLDAMGGEVQVESEPGKGSCFTCFIPVGRDS; from the coding sequence ATGGAGAGCGGCGAAATGTACTGGAGCGAATCGCTCTTCAAGCTGCTTGGACATTCTGTCAAATCAGTGAAGCCCAGCATCGAACTGATGCTCGAACGCGTGCATCCGGACGACCTCGGGCGCATCCGTGAAAAGTGGGAGGCGTTGCTCAAGGGCAACGACATACCGCCGATCAAATTTCGAGTGTGTGACGGCGACGGCGAGTACCGGACTGTGATCAACTTTGGTGAAGTCAGGAAGGGACGCAATGCTGTCGTGGGCTTCAACGTGGATATTACCGAAAACTGCATGCTTCTCGATGCATTCCGGGAGTTGCAGGAAGTGGTGGAAGAGGAGACAGCCGGACGAACCCGCAGCCTGAACGACATTATCCTGCTGCTGGCGTCGGCTATGGAAAAGAAGGATGCCGTCCAGGCGGAGCTAGAGGATCGTGAAACCTTGTTCCGTGGGTTCGTGGAAAACATCCGGGATGTCTTCTACGTCATGGAGCCGGGCGAGGGATTCACCTATGTGAGCCCGGTTTGCGAGGATATTCTCGGCGTGTCTGCATCGAAAATCATCGAAAATGTCGAGAATTTCTACGCGGTAGTCCATCCGCAGGACCGCGGCCAGGTTCGAGCGATGCATGACAGGCGCTTGCGGGGGGAGCAAGCGCACGGCGTGTACCGGATTATCCACAGAGACGGCGAGGTCAGACGGATGCGCTCGCGAAGCTTCGTCCTGCCGGGCGCATCCGCGCATGGATCGGTCAGGATTATCGGCGTCACCGAAGACATCACCGATGTCCATTATGCCGAGTCGGCCCGGGAAAAAGCGGAAGACCTGCTCGAACGGGTGCTCACCGCCGTGGGCGACGCCGTGTGCATCGTGGACCCGGAACGTCGCATCGTCCGCGCCAGTGAGGGAATGGCCAGGCTGTTCGGGCACGGCAAGCAGTTGGTCGGCAAAACGCCCGAAGAGTTGATGGCGAACTGCGCGAACGTTGCCGGCGCGGAGGTGTTCGAGGTGCACGCCGGCGAGCTGGCCGTGCTGGAGCAAACCACTCCCGAGGGAGACACGCGGATTCTGGAGGTCCACGAGTTCCCGCACTTTACGGACGACGGACGCCAGGATGGCGGCGTGATCGTGCTGCGCGACGTGACCGAGAAGCATCGCGCCATCCGGACGCTGGAGCGCGCCTGCGAAGAAAAAAGCCGGTTTCTCGCGTTTCTCAGCCATGAGATACGCACGCCGCTCAACGGCATGCTCGGCCTGTTGCAACTGCTCAAGATGGAACAGGATCTGGGCGAACACGAGTACGTGGACGCCGCCCTCGCTTCAGGTTCCATACTCACGGATCTGGTCAACGGCGTTCTGGATCTGTCGCGCCTGGAAGCAGGTCGGATGGAGTTCCGCGAGGAGCCGTTCGGACCTCGCGACCTCGTGCAATCGGTGGTGACCCAGTTCGAGTGTCTGGCCGCGATGAAGTCTTTGTCGGTGGAACAGGTTTACGCAAATCCTTTGCCGCCCCGTCTTGTGGGCGACAAGAAGCGGATACGGCAGATCCTTTCCAATCTGCTGGCCAATGCCATCAAGTTCACGGACCAGGGAAACGTCATAGTCCGTGCCGAATTGTTGTCCGATACGGGCGACAGTGAAACGGGAAGGGGAAGAAACGCCGGCGACGGTTCCGCCGGAGTATTTCGCCTCATGGTGTGCGACACCGGAGAGGGAATACCCAGGAACAAGATCGACAGCATCTTCGATGAATATGTGCAGGCCGGCGACTCACGCACCTCCAACCAGGGCTTCGGACTCGGACTGGCGATCATCAAGCGCCTCCTGGATGCCATGGGCGGCGAGGTTCAGGTGGAGAGCGAACCAGGCAAGGGATCCTGCTTCACCTGCTTCATTCCGGTCGGCCGCGATTCCTGA
- a CDS encoding type 1 glutamine amidotransferase domain-containing protein: MSELTGKKIVLLVADHHNDYEFVYPYFRMKEAGAAVTLAGPEKDGVYKGKYGMPAKADLSYDELDPTDFDGVIIPGGYAPDVIRRYEAANEFVKEMFETGKTVAYICHAGWVPASAGILEGKRCTSFFAIRDDLVNAGAQWVDEEVVVDGNLISSRTPDDLPAFCKAIIQNMQQ; this comes from the coding sequence ATGAGCGAGCTTACGGGCAAGAAGATCGTGTTGCTGGTGGCCGACCACCACAACGACTACGAATTCGTCTATCCCTATTTCCGCATGAAGGAGGCCGGAGCCGCGGTGACGCTGGCCGGCCCTGAAAAAGACGGCGTGTACAAAGGCAAGTACGGCATGCCGGCCAAGGCCGACCTGAGCTATGACGAACTCGATCCCACGGACTTCGACGGCGTGATCATCCCCGGCGGTTACGCTCCTGACGTGATAAGGCGCTACGAAGCGGCCAACGAGTTCGTGAAGGAGATGTTCGAAACGGGCAAGACCGTGGCCTATATCTGTCACGCCGGTTGGGTTCCGGCTTCGGCCGGCATTCTGGAGGGCAAGCGCTGCACGTCCTTTTTCGCCATCCGCGACGATCTGGTAAACGCCGGCGCGCAGTGGGTGGACGAGGAGGTCGTGGTGGACGGCAATCTGATCTCCAGCCGCACCCCGGATGACCTGCCGGCATTCTGCAAGGCCATTATCCAGAACATGCAGCAATAG